The following DNA comes from Methanobrevibacter ruminantium.
TTTATTTGCATATGAGAGGAATCTTTGTGGATAAGAAAAGGATATTGATCATTGTAACAGGAAGAGGTATAGGTGGAGATGCCGGTACAGCATTGAATGTTTACAATGCACTTGAAAAAAGAGGATATGATTGTGAAATCGCTTTGGATGAGTCCGCTCCAGGATTATTATTCAAAAAGAATAATATAGGATGGAATAAGGTTATCATACCACAGGCTGGAGGTCACTCTGCAACAATCATGACCACAATTAAAGCAGGTATTCGTGCTATTAGAGGTGTTCTTCAAACAAGGAAGCTTTTGAAATCCAAGAAATTCGATTTGGAATTAGGCATTCTTGGAGGAGGAGCTATTGTCGGTGCTCTTGGTGCGAAATTAGCAGGAATTCCTACTGTAAGCCTTTTGATTACTCCACTTGACACTAAAGTATGCAGTCATATTGGAACTCCAATCATACTTCCTGAAAACAATTTATTTTTAGTTGAAGACATTCCAGACAATATGGTAAAGTCTTTCTCCCCAGTTAATGACAACATTACCCATGGAGATAAGAACAAGGCGTTGGAAAAGATTAAGGAACACTCTAAAGAGGCTAAAGAGAAAAATCCTGATGCAATTGAGTTCGACGAAAACAAGCCAACAATAGTGTTTTCATCTGGTTCTTCATTATTTGAAAAGACCGCTCAAGCAATCAATCAATTCTCAAAATACTCTGATAAGTACAATCTTGTTTTATGTGGTGATCCTTTAGAAGACTCTGTCCTTAACTATATTGATGAAAGCAAAATGATTAATGTTGGCTTTATTGATTGGGTAAATGACCTATTGTGTCTTGCTGACCTTGCAGTCTTAACCAATGACGGATTGATGCTTCATGAGGCTATGGTGTGCAATTTGCCTGTTGTAATATTAAAAAGAGTAAAATGGGGCAGATACCATGACATGGTTTCAATCTTCAAAGGGGCAACTGTAGAATGCGACCTTGAGGACTTGGATGAAAAGATTTTTGAAGTCATGGACAATTATGATGAGTTTGCAAAAAGAACAGATGAGTATAGAACAGCTATTTTAAACGTAGATGACAACATTTGCGCTATAGTTGACGGATATTTAAAATAAGTCTATAGCTATTCTATCATTTAATTAACTTTAATTATTCTATTTCTATTTTTTCTTAAATATTTTCATTTCAATTTTAATTAAATTATTTTCTTATTGTTCCGCCAATTCCTTCAATGAATTCTTCAACATAATCTTTTTCTTGCCTATCGAATACGGTGTAATGGAATGTATAGCTTGTTTGAGAATCATCAATCTGTTCACCATTATAAACATCCACTATTTTCACATCAATGACAGGGTCAATGCTTTTAGACATTTCAATTAAGTATTTCTCATTACAGTTTGAAGGAAACAGCACTGACAAATCAAAGTGTTCCAGTTTAATGTTATTCTTTTTCCATTCAAAGACCTCATTTTCAGACATTATGTCTACGTTAGAAAGCTTAAAGCAAATTTCATCATTGTTTTCAGTTTCAAGTATCACATTCTTTGAACCGTCTTCCTTCACTATTCCCATATGCACGTTTTCAGAGTGCTGGTGCTTTAATCCAACTTCCTTACCTATGGATTTTGCCAAGACATTTGATTTCTGGGTCAACATGCTTATTGCCTTGTCTGAGCGAGCCAAAGCATCTTCATGATCATCCAAATGCTTTGCTGATTCAACTATGGATTTGACAAAGTGTCCTCTTTTCCTTCCCCAATCAATTTGATAGGTATATGCTTTCCTTTATCAATGCTTCCCTTGCATTTGATGTTTCAAGATTATTTTTTTGAATTGAATAGTAAAGGTAAGGATTTTGATAAACCACACGACTGACCATATCCCGCATAATTGTATAAACAGGACTTGAAAAGTTTCTGGATTCCTTGACGTTGATATTCAGCTTCCTTATTGTTGAAGCGAGGCTAATGTATGAAAAATGAGTCAATCCTTGGACGATGCTCATATACTTGTCATGTTCATTCGGTGTTGTGGTTACGACTTCACACTCGGTTTTATCCAAATAGTCCTTTACACGAGGCAACCATGTAGGGGATCTGTTTTCGATAGGAGTCAATATGATGATTTGCCTTTTGAGTGTAGGGACTCTTGGACCAAACATAGGATGGCATGGCAATATCTCTGCATTCTCCGGCGCATATTTTTCCAAAGCTTCTGCAGGGTCTGTCTTTACGCTTGTCACATCCATTAGGAGTGATCCTTCAGGTGCATGCGGAGCAACTTCCTTTATGGTATCCGCCATATATTCTATTGGAACACTGAAGACAATGATGTCTGCATCATTTATTGCTTCAATGTTGTTGTCGCTATATTCAACCCCTATTTCATCTGCAACTGGTTTTCCAGTGTTTTCATCACGACTTGTTATGCGTATGTTGAAGTCATTTTTCAAGTGTTCCGCAAACCACTTCCCTAAACCGCTGCACCTCCAATGATTGTCATGTTACTTTTGTCGTTATTTACCATGTTTGGTCTCCATAATCTTATTTATCCTATAACTAATTTGTTTTGTATATTATAAAATCTTTCATTTATCTTTTTTCTCTTTTTTTATTCATTTTAGTTTTCTTCTTTTCAAATTGAGTTAAAAATCTTTCATCAAAGTTTTTACAAATGTCTTCATATCTGTTTTGCACACCTACAGATGTCTCCGGGAGAATGGATTTCTCTTCTCCTGTAAATTTTACTATGGTACGGAAAAGCTCTTTTCCATCTCTAATAACTATTTTTACAAATTTGATGTCTGTTTCTATAATTTCCAAATTATCCAATTTGGCATCTTCAAACATCTTGATGATTTCCAGCTTTTCACCATCGATGTAACATTCTGGAGTTGCAAGGATCTTTATTGGAACACCTCTTGGAAGCTCTTTGAATGCTTTTATAAGTGCTTCCCCTTCTCCTTCAAGGAGGAACCCTATTCTCATGTTGATGGATTTTCTAGCCCTTTTTATGACTTCAATCTCTTTATTGATAATGTTCTCGCTGGTTTTGATTATCCAAACAGGAGCCTGTATTTCGGATATGTTGTCATTGTAGATTTCATCTAATTTCTCTTGTGATAATTCAAGTTCCTTGATCAATTCCTCTTTTTTCATTTTGAATATTTCACTTGGAGGAACCACTTGGTATTTTAGAGGCCTTGTATGGGTTATTGTTATGAATCCTTTTTTATCCAATTCCTTTAGTGTATTGTAAATCTTTGATCGAGGTATTTCAGATGCCTTAGCTATTTCTTCAGCTTTCCCTGAGATTATATTAGTCATTCCTATGTATGCTGCTGCCTCATATCTTGTAAGGCCAAATTTCTCTAAAGATTCTATAATTGATTCCATATGATTCTCTCCTATCTAATTGTCCTAATAATACTCTATCTAATAATGCCCCTATCTAATATTAATCTATTGTTTTGTTTTACTATATATTTTGTTACTTTTTACCCTACGCTAGTTACAAAATCTTTATAAGTCTATAAAAAATATCTTTAATTACATAAGAATAAAAATAGAAAAAATTTCTTATATAGTTCAAGCTCTTTAAGCAACTATTTAAGCTATTGAAAAGCTTGATATTAAAATTCTTATTTAGGCCTATTTATTGATTTTAATAAAACTATGTTGTTAATTAAATTTCTATTTTCTAGTCTTTGAGAGATGTAAAATTGTTATCTAAAATGGATAAATTTTATAAAGAATTAGAAAAAGGATGTGTGTTATATGAGTGATTTCAACATGTTTTGTTATCAATGTTCCCAAACTGCAAGAGGCAGTGCATGTACAAATGCAGGGGTATGCGGTAAAAATGGTACTGTTGCAAGACTTCAAGACAATTTAATCTTTGCAATGAAAGGTATATCTGCCTACAACTACCACTGCAATGAACTAGGAGTCCATGATGACTCTGTAGATGAATTTTTAACCAAAGGATTATACTCAACATTAACAAACGTAAACTTTGATGTTGCTGATTTGGTTCAGTTAGGACTTGATGCTGGTGAAGCTAACTTTAAGGTCATGAAGATGCTTAAGGAAGCTCACATCAAAAACTTTGGTGAACCAGTTCCAACTGAAGTAAAAGTCGGTGCACAGGAAGGGCCAGCAATCATTGTAACCGGTCACGACTTAAAGGCTTTAGAAGAGTTATTAAAACAAACTGAAGGAACCGATGTAAAGGTTTACACTCACAGTGAAATGTTGCCTGCACATGGTTACCCAGAGTTGAATAAGTATGAATCTTTAGCAGGTCAAATCGGTGGAGCTTGGATTGATCAAAAGAAAATATTCTCCCAGTACAATGCAGCAATCTTAGGTACTACCAACTGTGTGCTTTTGCCAAAACCTGAGTATGCTGAAAGATTGTTCACTATGGATATCGTAAAAATCCCTGGTGCACAGGTTATTGAAGATTATGACTTCAAGCCTTTAATCGACAAAGCTATTGAATTAGGCGGATTGGGAGCTGAAGAGCTCACTACTGTAACTACTGGTTTCGGTTTAAGCACTATTTTATCCTTAGCACCTCAAATCAAGGAATTAGTGCTTTCAGGTAAAATAAAAAGATTCTTCCTTGTTGCTGGATGTGACACTCCAAACCCAAGAATGAGCTATTACAGAGAATTCGTACAGGAATTGCCAGAAGATACAATTGTATTAACCCTAGCTTGTAACAAGTTCAGATTCAACGATCTTGACTTAGGAGACATTGAAGGAATTCCAAGACTATTGGATTTAGGCCAATGTAATGATGCTATCGTAGCTATTGATCTTGCTGTAGCATTATGTGAATTATTTGAAATGGAATTGAATGAATTGCCTCTTACCATTGTATTAAGTTGGATGGAACAAAAGGCAGCCGCTATCCTTTGGACCTTGTTATACCTTGGAAAAACCGATATGTTCATTGGACCGGTTCTTCCTGCTTGGGCTAATGAGGACATATTGAATGTTTTAGTTGAAAACTTCAACTTGACTCCAATATCTACTCCAAAAGAGGATATAAAGAAAATAATGGGATAATTTTCCCATATTTTTTATTTTTTGAAAAACAAATATCTGATTAGTTAAATTAAAAGGAGATAAAACTATGGATTTAAAAGGAAAACCAATCGAAATGGAAAGCTTGATTGAATATCAGGAAGGCTCTGTTGTGAGCATGGAAATTATCAAAAAGGAACTTGGTACTGTAACTGTATTTGCATTTGACAAAGGACAAGGATTAAGTGAACATAGCGCTCCTTTTGATGCTATGGTTCAAATAATCGATGGTGAAGCGGAAATCACATTGGCTGGAGAACCTCACACAGTCAAGAAAGGTGAATTCCTAATCATGCCTGCAAATGTCCCACATGCCTTGCAAGCAGTTAACGAACCATATAAAATGGTTTTAACCATGATTAAATCAGATTAGATTTAATCAATTTTTTCTTTTTTTCAAGATTTATTCTTATCTTTTATCTCAACTCTTTTTAATTACTATTTTTAAACTATTTTAAATTAAATTTAATAAAGATTAATTACTAATAAATAATTAGTAAAATCTTTAAATCATTGATTTTAAATTTAAAAAATTATTTTAACTAATTTACAATTTTTTAACGGATGATAATTATGAACAGTGATAAAGTAAAGGCAGGAGTCCAAAGAGCACCGCACAGATCTCTTTTACGTGCTTGTGGATTGAAGGATGATGATTTTGAAAAACCATTCATTGGTATTGCAAACAGTTATACAGACATTGTACCTGGTCATATTCACTTAAGGGAATTAGTGGAATATGTAAAGGAAGGTATTAGAGCAGCTGGAGGAATTCCATTTGAATTCGATACCATGGCTATCTGTGACGGTATTGCAATGAACCACGACGGTATGAAATATTCACTCGCTTCTCGTGAAATTGTTGTAAACACTGTAGAGAGCATGGCCATGGGGCATTGCTTTGACGGTCTTGTAATGATACCAAGCTGTGATAAGGTTGTTCCGGGTATGTTAATGGCTGCTGCAAGGCTTGATGTTCCATCCATCTTTGTAACTGGCGGACCAATGGAACCAGGAAAATATAATGATAAGAATGCAGATTTGATCACTGTATTTGAGGCGGTTGGTGAATTGTCCTCTGGAAAGATTACTGAAGAGGAACTATATGAATTGGAATGTTGCGCATGTCCTGGAGCTGGAAGCTGTTCT
Coding sequences within:
- a CDS encoding prephenate dehydrogenase/arogenate dehydrogenase family protein, whose product is MKNDFNIRITSRDENTGKPVADEIGVEYSDNNIEAINDADIIVFSVPIEYMADTIKEVAPHAPEGSLLMDVTSVKTDPAEALEKYAPENAEILPCHPMFGPRVPTLKRQIIILTPIENRSPTWLPRVKDYLDKTECEVVTTTPNEHDKYMSIVQGLTHFSYISLASTIRKLNINVKESRNFSSPVYTIMRDMVSRVVYQNPYLYYSIQKNNLETSNAREALIKESIYLSN
- a CDS encoding cupin domain-containing protein; translated protein: MDLKGKPIEMESLIEYQEGSVVSMEIIKKELGTVTVFAFDKGQGLSEHSAPFDAMVQIIDGEAEITLAGEPHTVKKGEFLIMPANVPHALQAVNEPYKMVLTMIKSD
- the hcp gene encoding hydroxylamine reductase, whose product is MSDFNMFCYQCSQTARGSACTNAGVCGKNGTVARLQDNLIFAMKGISAYNYHCNELGVHDDSVDEFLTKGLYSTLTNVNFDVADLVQLGLDAGEANFKVMKMLKEAHIKNFGEPVPTEVKVGAQEGPAIIVTGHDLKALEELLKQTEGTDVKVYTHSEMLPAHGYPELNKYESLAGQIGGAWIDQKKIFSQYNAAILGTTNCVLLPKPEYAERLFTMDIVKIPGAQVIEDYDFKPLIDKAIELGGLGAEELTTVTTGFGLSTILSLAPQIKELVLSGKIKRFFLVAGCDTPNPRMSYYREFVQELPEDTIVLTLACNKFRFNDLDLGDIEGIPRLLDLGQCNDAIVAIDLAVALCELFEMELNELPLTIVLSWMEQKAAAILWTLLYLGKTDMFIGPVLPAWANEDILNVLVENFNLTPISTPKEDIKKIMG
- a CDS encoding TrmB family transcriptional regulator, which encodes MESIIESLEKFGLTRYEAAAYIGMTNIISGKAEEIAKASEIPRSKIYNTLKELDKKGFITITHTRPLKYQVVPPSEIFKMKKEELIKELELSQEKLDEIYNDNISEIQAPVWIIKTSENIINKEIEVIKRARKSINMRIGFLLEGEGEALIKAFKELPRGVPIKILATPECYIDGEKLEIIKMFEDAKLDNLEIIETDIKFVKIVIRDGKELFRTIVKFTGEEKSILPETSVGVQNRYEDICKNFDERFLTQFEKKKTKMNKKREKR
- a CDS encoding glycosyltransferase family 1 protein, translating into MDKKRILIIVTGRGIGGDAGTALNVYNALEKRGYDCEIALDESAPGLLFKKNNIGWNKVIIPQAGGHSATIMTTIKAGIRAIRGVLQTRKLLKSKKFDLELGILGGGAIVGALGAKLAGIPTVSLLITPLDTKVCSHIGTPIILPENNLFLVEDIPDNMVKSFSPVNDNITHGDKNKALEKIKEHSKEAKEKNPDAIEFDENKPTIVFSSGSSLFEKTAQAINQFSKYSDKYNLVLCGDPLEDSVLNYIDESKMINVGFIDWVNDLLCLADLAVLTNDGLMLHEAMVCNLPVVILKRVKWGRYHDMVSIFKGATVECDLEDLDEKIFEVMDNYDEFAKRTDEYRTAILNVDDNICAIVDGYLK